Proteins from one Pyrococcus kukulkanii genomic window:
- a CDS encoding adenylate kinase family protein, with protein sequence MIIAITGTPGVGKTTVAKKLAKKLGYEYLSLRDFAIEKGVGVEKDGELEIEVDELAYHVEKDLKGRNIILDGHLSHLMPADIVIVLRAHPKIIGERLKDRGYPEEKVKENVEAELVDVILIEAVEEHENVIEVNTTGKTPEEVVEEIIGLLKEGRKRRVGIVDWSEVYDEVTPYLRLGIN encoded by the coding sequence ATGATAATAGCAATAACTGGAACACCTGGAGTTGGGAAAACTACAGTAGCAAAAAAATTGGCCAAGAAGCTGGGGTATGAATACTTAAGCTTGAGAGATTTTGCCATAGAGAAGGGTGTTGGAGTAGAAAAAGATGGGGAGCTTGAAATAGAGGTTGATGAGCTGGCATATCATGTTGAGAAAGATCTAAAAGGAAGGAACATAATCCTTGATGGGCACTTGAGTCACCTGATGCCGGCCGATATAGTCATTGTCCTTAGGGCTCACCCAAAGATAATAGGAGAGAGGCTGAAAGATAGGGGATATCCAGAAGAAAAAGTAAAAGAGAACGTAGAGGCAGAGCTAGTTGATGTAATTCTTATAGAGGCCGTTGAGGAGCACGAAAATGTAATTGAGGTTAATACAACAGGCAAAACTCCTGAAGAAGTTGTTGAGGAAATAATAGGACTTCTTAAGGAAGGGAGAAAAAGAAGGGTTGGCATAGTTGATTGGAGTGAAGTTTACGATGAAGTAACCCCCTATTTAAGATTAGGGATTAACTAA
- the cas5b gene encoding type I-B CRISPR-associated protein Cas5b, whose protein sequence is MIRVKLKAWTASFRFPTFQSGYQPTLPVPPPSTIQGILSAAKGEPVYLTELPYLGYVFKSEGVGIDLERIYALGKVETDIIRREFHYNAELYLYLPDEWEEVFRKPRYQLLMGRSSDIATVEEIRKVNLEEKEAVLGGTVVPVELGIPGIVHALVVEFDYTSTPRRARLVKPFIILPYPRTRAERKRQTAKVFYDPDLDIGVYLHRWSK, encoded by the coding sequence ATGATAAGGGTGAAGCTCAAGGCCTGGACTGCTTCGTTTAGATTTCCAACTTTTCAATCAGGCTATCAGCCCACTCTTCCCGTTCCTCCCCCCTCAACTATACAGGGAATACTGTCGGCCGCTAAGGGGGAGCCGGTGTACCTAACGGAACTCCCCTATCTCGGCTACGTCTTCAAAAGTGAAGGTGTTGGCATTGACCTTGAGAGAATATATGCCCTGGGAAAAGTTGAAACCGATATAATAAGGAGGGAATTCCACTACAACGCCGAGCTCTACCTCTACCTCCCCGACGAATGGGAAGAAGTCTTCAGGAAACCTAGATATCAGCTTCTCATGGGTAGATCAAGCGACATCGCAACTGTCGAGGAAATAAGAAAAGTTAACCTTGAAGAAAAAGAAGCCGTCCTAGGCGGAACAGTTGTACCCGTGGAGCTTGGAATTCCTGGGATAGTACACGCTCTCGTAGTTGAGTTCGACTACACCTCAACTCCAAGGAGGGCCAGATTAGTTAAGCCATTCATAATCCTCCCATATCCCAGGACACGGGCCGAAAGAAAGAGGCAAACTGCAAAGGTTTTTTACGATCCTGATCTTGACATCGGAGTTTACCTTCACAGGTGGAGCAAATGA
- a CDS encoding carbamoyltransferase family protein has product MIIIGIHDGHDAGAVLFKDNNVYAVNEERLNRVKKYRGFPRLSLKTVLEMAQVDPGDVDVIAVAGLFRRQKRLLELEAELSKIFGKEFKRKTIFVEHHLAHAASAYYSSGLKESLVLTIDAAGDGLSSTISIGRDGELIRIAQSTYIDSLGDFYASITELLGFKPMRHEGKVMSLAAYGKPTYELGSIIELNGLSFENHLKVIGVEATRKLAEFFSFPLERAKEVSSNLKRGIMDGELEKKAIEIAASAQAHLEKLIEELGLRLKDYGLPVSYAGGVAQNVKANAVLRRIFGDLWVFPAMDDAGLAFGAAAFVKAQLERLYGKWKPFRLEHVYLGPSYSEEFIEETLNKINLEYEEVDTPSFIADSLVEGKLVGLFQGGMEYGPRALGNRSILADPRDPKVRDRLNLALRRDVFQPFAPSILEEDFPRYIDDLTGEPNRFMTMSYIASEEFRDVAPAVVHVDGTTRPQSVTAEISTTYYRIIREFKKRSGVGAILNTSFNMHGEPIVCSPYDAIKTFREAKLDVLILEKFAIYRY; this is encoded by the coding sequence ATGATCATTATTGGAATTCACGATGGTCACGATGCAGGGGCTGTCTTATTTAAGGATAATAATGTGTATGCAGTTAATGAGGAAAGGCTAAATAGGGTAAAGAAGTACAGGGGTTTTCCCAGATTAAGCCTAAAAACCGTTCTTGAAATGGCCCAAGTCGATCCTGGAGATGTTGATGTAATAGCGGTGGCGGGACTTTTTAGGAGGCAGAAGAGATTACTGGAACTTGAGGCCGAGCTTAGTAAAATTTTTGGAAAGGAATTTAAGAGGAAAACCATATTCGTTGAGCATCATTTGGCCCACGCTGCCTCTGCGTATTACTCCTCGGGCCTTAAAGAGTCGCTTGTACTAACGATAGATGCCGCCGGTGACGGCTTAAGCTCAACGATAAGCATCGGAAGGGATGGGGAGCTTATACGAATTGCACAATCGACTTACATAGACTCCCTAGGTGACTTCTACGCCTCCATAACCGAGCTCCTTGGATTTAAGCCGATGAGGCATGAGGGGAAGGTCATGAGTTTGGCCGCTTATGGAAAGCCAACTTACGAGCTAGGCTCAATAATAGAGCTCAACGGTCTTAGCTTCGAGAACCACTTAAAGGTTATTGGGGTTGAAGCTACAAGGAAATTAGCCGAATTCTTCTCCTTTCCACTCGAGAGGGCTAAAGAAGTCTCCTCCAATTTGAAAAGGGGAATAATGGACGGTGAGCTTGAGAAAAAGGCTATAGAGATAGCAGCAAGTGCTCAGGCTCACCTTGAAAAGCTCATTGAGGAGCTCGGCCTTAGACTGAAAGATTATGGATTACCAGTTAGCTACGCTGGTGGAGTAGCTCAAAACGTCAAGGCAAATGCTGTCCTAAGAAGGATATTTGGAGATTTGTGGGTCTTTCCGGCGATGGACGATGCTGGGCTAGCCTTTGGAGCTGCAGCCTTTGTAAAAGCCCAGCTAGAGAGGCTGTATGGCAAATGGAAACCCTTTAGGCTGGAACATGTCTATCTTGGCCCTTCGTACTCCGAAGAGTTCATTGAGGAGACTCTAAACAAGATTAACCTCGAGTACGAAGAAGTAGATACGCCCTCATTTATTGCAGATTCCCTCGTGGAGGGCAAACTTGTGGGCCTGTTTCAGGGTGGCATGGAGTATGGGCCAAGAGCCCTTGGGAACAGATCAATTCTGGCTGATCCCAGGGATCCAAAGGTGAGAGACAGGCTTAACCTTGCGCTAAGGAGGGATGTCTTCCAGCCCTTTGCACCATCGATACTCGAGGAGGACTTTCCTAGGTATATTGACGATCTGACAGGTGAGCCTAACAGGTTCATGACCATGAGCTACATCGCAAGCGAGGAGTTTAGGGATGTTGCTCCGGCCGTAGTTCATGTCGACGGAACGACTAGGCCTCAGAGCGTTACAGCTGAAATATCCACAACGTACTACAGAATAATTCGAGAATTCAAGAAGAGGTCTGGAGTCGGCGCAATCCTTAATACTTCATTTAACATGCATGGCGAACCGATTGTATGCTCTCCTTATGATGCTATTAAAACATTCCGTGAAGCCAAACTAGACGTTCTAATTTTGGAAAAGTTCGCCATATATAGGTATTAA
- the cas3 gene encoding CRISPR-associated helicase Cas3': MKACYAKFNPHEFLECHVADAVNVLRSIKENFTWLPGEVFELAFYSLILHDVGKCSGFQDSPRKWGYRHEVLSVPFVQFLSMDERKRKLIALAILTHHKALGEIDPYLPKIPDTPPFMDFEDRIRELKNFREYIERHFLPKVEALEGYFFGKRLGRLKLPEDWPERVTTFNFQELIDWYEENLEKERMLMTFLKGLVNACDHLASAGETSILLLPSIKDKLFAFLPPEHLRLVQKEAWNTHGNLLLRAPTGYGKTEAALLWTDKNSIRSKKKIASRIFYVLPYKASINAMHRRLLSIFHDPSLIGVLHSSYSFYLYSSALEYKRLSSLYRKIYTPLKVTTPFQIMKAFFGVGFHEMLRTELTGSLLIFDEIHAYEPNVFGIILAILGQLDVLKAKALVMTATLPDFLEELIKETIKPQEIKVPAEEADKFTRHRIKIINGSIDKIGEMIDKLPKPVLVVCNTVDRAIETYTRLKNLGLRVLLIHSRFTHGDREEKERLVIEHINEFDAVVATQVVEVSLDVSFGTIVTEPAPLDALIQRFGRVNRRGFGKPVDVYVLTKGSEGDKKVYKPYSVVQRTVRILKSLDGEILWESKIPELVSDAYRGVAKDLRKEIEKYREMAEEVFESVKPMQIGESEERFYEMFEGFEAVPSMYQGKVQELLDKGLGIEVYRYLVPVPLWLFMSEREQFHHLSSTGPGRHIIVAELEYSPELGLLREHVRGGEIL, encoded by the coding sequence ATGAAGGCCTGCTACGCGAAGTTCAACCCCCACGAATTCTTAGAGTGCCACGTGGCAGACGCTGTAAATGTCCTTAGGAGCATCAAGGAAAACTTTACATGGTTGCCAGGTGAAGTGTTTGAGCTCGCCTTCTACTCTTTGATTCTTCACGACGTTGGGAAGTGCTCTGGTTTTCAAGACAGCCCAAGAAAGTGGGGTTATAGGCATGAAGTACTCTCAGTTCCCTTCGTTCAGTTTCTAAGTATGGATGAGAGAAAGAGAAAGCTGATAGCCTTGGCAATACTGACCCACCACAAGGCCTTAGGAGAAATAGATCCATACCTTCCTAAGATTCCAGATACTCCTCCCTTCATGGACTTTGAGGATAGAATTCGTGAGCTAAAGAACTTTAGGGAGTACATTGAGAGACACTTCCTCCCGAAGGTTGAGGCCCTCGAGGGATACTTTTTTGGAAAAAGGCTTGGAAGACTAAAACTACCTGAGGACTGGCCTGAGAGGGTTACTACTTTTAATTTTCAGGAGTTAATCGATTGGTATGAGGAGAACCTCGAAAAGGAAAGAATGCTAATGACTTTCCTAAAGGGTCTAGTTAATGCGTGCGATCACTTAGCTTCCGCCGGCGAAACCAGCATCCTTCTCCTTCCAAGCATTAAGGACAAACTCTTTGCCTTCCTTCCCCCGGAGCACCTTAGGCTAGTACAGAAGGAGGCTTGGAACACTCATGGAAACTTGCTTTTGAGAGCCCCAACGGGCTACGGAAAGACCGAAGCGGCGTTACTGTGGACGGACAAGAATTCCATTAGAAGTAAGAAAAAGATAGCGAGCAGGATATTTTACGTTCTGCCCTATAAGGCAAGTATAAACGCCATGCACCGCAGGTTGCTCTCCATATTCCACGATCCAAGCCTGATTGGAGTCCTTCACAGCTCCTACTCCTTCTACCTTTATTCTTCTGCTTTGGAGTACAAGAGGCTCAGCTCCCTCTACAGGAAGATCTATACCCCACTGAAGGTTACCACACCCTTCCAAATAATGAAAGCCTTCTTTGGGGTTGGATTCCACGAGATGCTCAGGACTGAACTTACAGGCTCCCTATTGATATTCGACGAGATACACGCCTATGAGCCAAACGTCTTCGGAATAATCTTGGCTATCCTTGGCCAGCTTGATGTCCTCAAGGCAAAGGCGCTGGTAATGACGGCAACCCTCCCTGATTTCCTTGAGGAGCTAATAAAGGAAACGATAAAGCCACAAGAAATTAAAGTGCCAGCTGAAGAAGCAGATAAGTTCACCAGACACAGAATTAAAATTATTAACGGTAGCATAGACAAGATTGGAGAGATGATAGACAAGCTTCCGAAGCCCGTCCTTGTGGTATGTAACACTGTCGACAGGGCCATTGAAACATATACCAGGCTTAAAAATCTCGGTCTTAGGGTTCTTCTCATCCACAGCAGATTCACCCATGGAGATAGGGAGGAAAAGGAAAGACTCGTCATTGAGCACATAAACGAGTTCGATGCTGTTGTTGCTACTCAAGTTGTGGAGGTTTCCCTCGATGTCAGCTTCGGAACGATAGTTACGGAACCTGCCCCCTTAGATGCCCTAATTCAAAGGTTTGGGAGGGTGAACAGGAGAGGATTTGGAAAGCCTGTCGACGTTTACGTCTTAACAAAAGGTTCAGAAGGAGATAAAAAGGTGTATAAACCGTACTCCGTGGTTCAGAGGACTGTCAGGATCCTAAAATCTCTGGATGGTGAGATCTTGTGGGAGTCAAAAATTCCTGAATTGGTTAGTGATGCCTACAGAGGAGTTGCAAAGGATCTTAGAAAGGAGATAGAAAAGTACAGGGAAATGGCCGAGGAAGTCTTCGAGAGCGTTAAGCCAATGCAGATTGGCGAAAGCGAAGAGAGGTTTTATGAGATGTTTGAAGGCTTTGAGGCGGTGCCTAGTATGTATCAGGGCAAAGTTCAGGAGTTGCTTGATAAAGGTCTCGGAATTGAAGTCTACAGGTACCTTGTTCCGGTTCCGTTATGGCTCTTCATGAGCGAAAGAGAGCAGTTCCATCACCTTAGCTCTACTGGGCCAGGAAGACACATAATAGTGGCGGAACTTGAGTACAGCCCCGAGCTTGGCCTATTAAGGGAGCATGTTAGAGGGGGAGAAATTCTCTAG
- the cas8a1 gene encoding type I-B CRISPR-associated protein Cas8b1/Cst1, with product MYNTKTLDDFLGKASHELPTFEWTGHPFVDAGLTAILLLSKKSKPQDLTWDDIEKAVEFVSDLYARKEWRIDYLHGMVMPNNGIIMANPGALNPIKSAIKRAAEQEKKKINTNRQTNTTENLKIPASQHALKVLSSYISKKFDQKLAQDLVSYLKSLSIEDLGNPKKEEDLIKKLYRLIVDQEFIARAIKRKIRVNLEELLQDTKRKNGQQNGEGTCVICGKRPAYDKKERYRSIFPLLGTGDVPNYFPSGNRRGEYICSHCLFLAQFMPLIAYRMQRLLIIHTNPPEFMLRFHEEALNDVRKTQLASNARGFRRPENFLFEKLMEIGRDLELGKLDGVSITLYYFVSNNQGQEIDIIYIPNPVLRFIAFAGPEFRKIANMGWAKGCTRRRSEEEVVRECRNEVYHRLLENESILPYFVDIQNRRVNSSWRLLEFYCLEVLSLEKDALEFVRDVADRIVETLEKLPDNKLARRVRELERADKLYQFEAFFIRVEKDRQELGVPKALITFDEFATLLTSYGEDLNVSWRTVKHLILFRIYEKLHDRLMKVKEEEEEVEEE from the coding sequence GTGTATAATACGAAAACGCTTGATGATTTTCTAGGTAAAGCATCTCATGAACTCCCTACTTTTGAATGGACAGGGCACCCATTTGTTGATGCAGGACTTACGGCAATCCTTCTGCTTTCAAAAAAGTCAAAGCCTCAGGATTTAACATGGGATGATATTGAGAAAGCTGTCGAGTTTGTCTCCGATCTTTATGCAAGAAAGGAGTGGAGAATTGATTATCTACATGGCATGGTAATGCCTAATAATGGTATCATTATGGCAAATCCTGGAGCTCTAAACCCGATAAAGAGTGCTATAAAAAGGGCTGCAGAACAAGAAAAGAAGAAAATAAACACGAATAGACAAACAAATACTACTGAAAACTTAAAGATCCCTGCTTCTCAACATGCTCTTAAGGTATTGTCTTCTTATATTTCTAAAAAATTTGACCAGAAACTTGCTCAAGATTTGGTCTCCTATTTAAAGTCATTATCTATTGAAGACCTTGGGAATCCAAAAAAGGAAGAGGATCTGATAAAAAAACTATACAGATTAATTGTAGATCAAGAGTTTATCGCCCGGGCTATAAAGAGAAAAATCAGAGTTAATCTTGAAGAGCTTTTACAGGACACCAAAAGGAAAAATGGGCAACAAAATGGGGAAGGAACTTGCGTTATTTGTGGAAAGAGGCCTGCATATGACAAGAAAGAGAGGTATAGATCGATATTCCCCCTCCTGGGAACAGGAGATGTTCCCAATTACTTCCCTTCAGGGAATAGGAGAGGGGAATATATATGCTCCCACTGCCTCTTTTTGGCTCAATTCATGCCCTTAATAGCTTATAGAATGCAGAGACTTTTGATAATTCACACGAATCCTCCGGAGTTCATGCTTAGATTTCACGAGGAAGCCTTAAATGATGTCAGGAAAACTCAGCTTGCTTCAAATGCCAGGGGCTTTAGGAGGCCTGAAAACTTCTTGTTTGAAAAGCTTATGGAGATAGGCAGGGATCTCGAGCTTGGCAAACTTGATGGCGTTTCTATCACCCTGTATTACTTCGTAAGCAACAATCAGGGGCAAGAAATAGACATAATATATATCCCAAATCCCGTCCTGAGGTTCATAGCTTTTGCGGGCCCCGAATTCAGGAAGATTGCGAATATGGGCTGGGCCAAAGGATGCACTAGGAGAAGAAGTGAAGAGGAGGTAGTTAGGGAATGCAGGAACGAAGTTTACCACAGACTATTAGAAAATGAGTCCATACTCCCCTATTTTGTGGACATCCAGAATAGAAGGGTGAACTCAAGCTGGAGGCTTCTGGAGTTTTACTGTTTGGAGGTGTTAAGTTTGGAGAAAGATGCGCTGGAGTTCGTTAGGGATGTTGCCGATAGGATAGTTGAAACCCTCGAAAAGTTGCCGGACAACAAGCTCGCTAGGAGGGTTAGGGAGCTCGAAAGAGCCGACAAGCTCTACCAGTTCGAGGCCTTCTTCATTAGGGTTGAGAAAGATAGGCAGGAGCTTGGCGTACCCAAGGCCTTAATTACCTTTGATGAATTCGCAACTCTCCTCACGAGCTATGGTGAAGACCTGAACGTTTCTTGGAGAACCGTCAAGCATCTGATCTTGTTTAGGATTTATGAGAAGCTTCATGACAGGCTTATGAAAGTTAAAGAGGAAGAAGAGGAGGTTGAGGAAGAATGA
- the cas7i gene encoding type I-B CRISPR-associated protein Cas7/Cst2/DevR: MRFATGLVLIDAPASALNMFGKPAESAEENEVAVKKLKKGRNIYAYISPQAWRYWWRKTLEIYFSWNMSPLFRTEKQVFTAANPIKYDDDDVFGYMWAPKTERGKNEQGFALTRVSPLKTTPLISVLPARNSLTLDEGYASRHEGDPVPYRQEFYSTIFKGAFSLDLDAVGRFTIVYKSGYLNLLTPEAIPRILELVSDKKKKEKVLKKALEVMNYEEEYLEPAKQLGVKMLEKEWIMPDEVRKKRATETILALRLLTGGAKQTQYHTDVTPKFVLLLNVDAGINPFISDIVFEESGEVKFDSEALALRLNDLRDVIPEKARLYIGYDKGFIRSLGWDVEEIKAAIEEAGVQVSTGSVKSSIEEFVKEIEAYYG; encoded by the coding sequence ATGAGGTTTGCTACAGGTCTTGTTTTGATAGATGCCCCTGCCTCCGCCTTGAACATGTTTGGGAAGCCGGCAGAATCTGCAGAAGAAAATGAAGTTGCTGTGAAGAAACTCAAAAAGGGTAGGAACATATATGCATATATATCCCCCCAAGCGTGGCGTTACTGGTGGAGGAAGACTTTGGAAATATATTTTTCATGGAATATGTCTCCTCTATTTAGAACAGAAAAACAAGTTTTTACAGCAGCGAACCCAATAAAATATGACGACGACGATGTATTTGGATATATGTGGGCTCCAAAAACAGAAAGGGGTAAAAATGAACAGGGGTTTGCTCTTACTAGAGTGTCTCCTCTAAAGACAACTCCCCTGATTTCAGTTCTACCTGCAAGAAATTCTCTAACTTTAGATGAGGGGTATGCATCTAGACATGAGGGAGATCCAGTTCCCTATAGACAAGAGTTTTATTCAACTATTTTCAAGGGAGCATTTTCTCTTGATCTAGATGCTGTGGGAAGATTTACGATAGTCTATAAGTCAGGGTACCTTAATTTGCTAACTCCTGAGGCTATCCCCAGAATATTGGAGTTAGTTTCCGACAAGAAAAAGAAAGAAAAAGTTCTCAAGAAAGCTCTTGAGGTAATGAATTATGAGGAAGAGTACCTAGAACCCGCAAAACAACTTGGTGTTAAAATGTTGGAGAAAGAGTGGATCATGCCAGATGAAGTTAGGAAGAAAAGGGCTACGGAAACGATACTTGCTCTCCGCCTGCTAACCGGTGGAGCTAAGCAGACGCAGTACCACACAGACGTAACTCCCAAGTTCGTTCTACTGCTTAACGTTGATGCTGGCATAAATCCGTTCATAAGTGACATTGTGTTCGAGGAAAGCGGGGAAGTAAAGTTCGATTCGGAAGCTCTGGCCTTGAGGCTTAACGACTTGAGGGATGTTATACCCGAAAAAGCAAGGCTTTACATTGGCTATGATAAGGGATTCATAAGGTCCCTAGGCTGGGACGTCGAGGAGATTAAGGCAGCGATTGAGGAAGCAGGAGTTCAGGTTTCAACGGGGTCTGTTAAGTCCTCCATAGAAGAATTCGTTAAGGAGATCGAGGCCTACTACGGGTGA
- the cas6 gene encoding CRISPR-associated endoribonuclease Cas6, translated as MRFLIKLKPEREKFKVPYNHQYYLQGLIYNRIKLANPRLSTFLHETKGPKLFTYSLFMAEKRSHPRDLPYFLGGKRGFFYFSTCIPEIAEAFITGLFKNPEIELWGEKFYLEEVKTLKEPKKLSGLTFITLSPVAVTTVKDGRRVDLSPLEEEFYTAIEENLKDKYVMINGDKPPDDFDIEILVAKPKRFMIKPGIYQMAWHLVFKAYGDDELIKVGYVVGFGEKNSLGFGMVKVEGGKRVARGIKGRVYDSNIYPGGRPKENGVEESVY; from the coding sequence ATGAGGTTCTTGATAAAACTGAAACCAGAGAGGGAAAAATTCAAGGTTCCGTACAATCATCAATACTACCTTCAAGGGTTGATATATAATAGGATAAAGCTAGCCAATCCAAGGTTAAGCACCTTCCTGCACGAAACTAAAGGTCCAAAGCTGTTTACGTACTCCCTGTTTATGGCCGAAAAGAGAAGCCATCCAAGGGATCTACCGTACTTCCTGGGTGGGAAGAGAGGATTCTTCTACTTCTCAACCTGCATCCCCGAAATCGCGGAGGCCTTCATTACTGGCCTGTTTAAGAATCCAGAGATAGAGCTGTGGGGTGAGAAGTTCTACCTCGAGGAGGTTAAAACGCTCAAGGAACCAAAAAAGCTCAGCGGACTGACATTCATAACCCTCTCTCCCGTTGCCGTTACGACGGTGAAAGATGGGAGGAGGGTGGATCTGTCTCCTCTAGAGGAGGAGTTCTACACTGCGATAGAGGAGAACCTCAAGGACAAGTACGTTATGATCAATGGAGACAAACCCCCTGATGACTTTGACATTGAGATATTGGTTGCAAAACCAAAGAGATTCATGATAAAACCTGGAATTTATCAGATGGCGTGGCACTTAGTTTTCAAGGCCTATGGAGATGATGAACTGATTAAAGTTGGCTATGTCGTTGGCTTTGGAGAAAAGAACTCCCTCGGCTTTGGAATGGTTAAAGTCGAGGGTGGTAAACGTGTAGCCAGGGGAATTAAAGGTAGGGTTTACGACTCGAATATTTACCCTGGGGGTAGACCTAAGGAAAATGGAGTTGAGGAGAGTGTTTACTAG
- the cas4 gene encoding CRISPR-associated protein Cas4, translated as MEDYPLLNLFIRGTEVNYLFICPTKLWFFTHGITMEQESEWVDLGKFLHEQRYENEEKEVLVGSIKIDFIRRGDVVEVHEVKLGKSMEKAHEMQALYYLYYLKKLGIKAKAILHYPKLNETKEITLEGHEEEIKEAIREVEKTKPLPTPPKPIKTKKCKKCAYYELCWI; from the coding sequence ATGGAAGATTATCCTCTACTAAATCTTTTCATCCGGGGAACTGAAGTGAACTACCTCTTCATCTGCCCAACGAAGCTCTGGTTCTTTACCCATGGAATCACAATGGAACAAGAGAGCGAATGGGTAGACCTAGGAAAGTTCCTGCACGAACAACGCTACGAAAATGAAGAGAAGGAGGTTCTCGTCGGGAGCATAAAGATTGACTTCATCCGCAGGGGTGATGTTGTGGAGGTTCATGAGGTTAAGCTGGGCAAAAGCATGGAGAAAGCCCACGAGATGCAGGCACTCTACTACCTTTACTACCTCAAAAAGCTCGGCATAAAAGCGAAGGCAATTCTCCACTATCCCAAGCTCAACGAGACGAAGGAGATAACGCTTGAAGGTCATGAAGAGGAAATTAAAGAAGCTATAAGGGAAGTTGAGAAAACAAAACCACTTCCCACTCCACCAAAACCCATAAAAACAAAGAAGTGCAAAAAATGTGCATACTATGAGCTGTGCTGGATTTGA
- the htpX gene encoding zinc metalloprotease HtpX has protein sequence MGLGLWVRTGVLMAFLTALLVGIGYLIGGQGGMIIAFTLALFMNFTSYWYSDSIVLSWYNARIVSEEEAPELHRIVEKLAMQAGIPKPRVAIVPTMTPNAFATGRNPKHAVVAVTEGLLQILNRDELEGVIAHEISHIKNRDTLIQTVAAVMAGAIMILVDFARWSLWFGTYDEDRNSGNIIGVILAILLAPIAAMLIQLAISRSREYLADETGARISGKPHALASALLKIEQAIRYRPMREGNPATAHMFIVNPFRGIDFAELFSTHPPTEKRIERLRKIAMEMGIIF, from the coding sequence ATGGGTCTTGGATTATGGGTGAGAACTGGAGTGTTAATGGCATTCCTAACCGCGTTATTAGTCGGAATTGGCTACCTAATTGGTGGCCAGGGTGGAATGATAATAGCCTTCACCCTAGCCCTTTTCATGAACTTCACAAGCTACTGGTACAGCGATTCGATAGTTCTTAGCTGGTACAATGCTAGGATAGTGAGTGAAGAGGAAGCTCCAGAGCTACATAGGATAGTTGAAAAGCTTGCAATGCAGGCCGGAATTCCAAAGCCCAGGGTTGCAATAGTTCCAACGATGACTCCAAATGCCTTTGCAACGGGGAGGAATCCAAAGCATGCTGTCGTTGCAGTAACGGAAGGTTTGCTACAGATACTCAACAGGGACGAGCTTGAAGGAGTCATAGCCCATGAGATAAGCCACATAAAGAACAGGGATACCCTAATTCAGACGGTAGCTGCCGTAATGGCTGGGGCAATAATGATCCTCGTTGACTTTGCAAGATGGTCCCTTTGGTTTGGAACCTATGACGAAGATAGAAATTCCGGTAATATAATAGGGGTGATTTTGGCGATACTCCTTGCACCAATAGCGGCCATGCTCATCCAGCTGGCAATAAGCAGGTCAAGGGAGTACTTGGCGGATGAGACTGGGGCAAGGATAAGTGGAAAGCCCCACGCTCTGGCAAGTGCTCTGTTAAAGATAGAGCAGGCTATTCGCTATAGGCCGATGAGAGAGGGCAATCCGGCAACCGCGCACATGTTCATAGTGAACCCCTTCAGAGGGATTGACTTTGCAGAGCTGTTCTCAACTCACCCGCCAACCGAAAAGAGGATAGAGAGGCTCAGGAAGATAGCTATGGAAATGGGTATTATCTTCTAA